A genomic window from Candidatus Eremiobacteraceae bacterium includes:
- a CDS encoding PilZ domain-containing protein has translation MNGELSRRQYVRVAVSLPVEFSLEGEPQPHDGSVFDLGAGGMRLVASYDLPPRAAVGLKFHLPGTERTVQAKGRVVLSFFARNEQKFHHGIAFTSIDPGDRSAIAGFVETQDSQRRA, from the coding sequence ATGAACGGTGAGCTGAGCAGGCGCCAATACGTCCGCGTGGCCGTCTCATTGCCGGTCGAATTTTCGCTTGAGGGAGAGCCGCAGCCGCACGACGGTTCGGTGTTCGACCTCGGCGCAGGCGGCATGCGCCTCGTAGCATCGTACGATCTGCCGCCAAGAGCGGCGGTCGGCCTCAAATTCCACCTCCCCGGAACTGAACGCACGGTGCAGGCCAAGGGCCGAGTCGTCTTGAGTTTCTTCGCGCGCAACGAGCAGAAGTTCCATCACGGCATCGCGTTCACGTCCATCGATCCGGGCGATCGAAGCGCGATCGCCGGATTTGTCGAGACCCAAGACTCGCAGCGCCGCGCGTAG
- a CDS encoding methionine gamma-lyase family protein — protein sequence MIDRLRAAIADLDVGKRVGNAAEAAIERALPAWREREEQAFAVFSKVRRAFAKADLHDGHLAGTTGYGYHDRGREAYERLLADVMDAETALARIQLASGTQAIVATLAALLAPGMRLLSATGRPYDTLRMSLVDHPRGLCSQGISYDEAPWTSGARPATADLVAALDRAPDVVFVQRSRGYAVRPSLDIASIEWLVHSIRERAPNAAVIVDNCYGELVEPLEPCAVGADAVVGSLIKNPGGGLAESGAYVAGSRAIVDRVAERVFAPGLGAAVGPTLGAIRSLLAGLHRAPRAVAESLKIMDFIAALFAELGYSVDPECGATRTDTIQALRLGSPEKLSAFARGLQRMLPVNARVTPVPGAVPGYADPVLMADGAFVSGSTMELSCDAPVREPFEVYVQGGLDSSHGLLAAISAANEVEATG from the coding sequence ATGATCGATAGGCTCCGCGCCGCGATTGCCGATCTCGACGTCGGCAAACGGGTCGGCAATGCGGCGGAAGCGGCAATCGAGCGCGCGCTCCCGGCGTGGCGCGAACGCGAAGAACAAGCATTCGCCGTATTTTCGAAAGTGCGGCGCGCGTTTGCCAAAGCCGATCTGCACGACGGTCACTTGGCGGGCACGACCGGTTACGGTTATCACGATCGCGGACGAGAAGCGTATGAGCGGCTTCTAGCGGACGTCATGGATGCTGAAACCGCGCTCGCGCGCATTCAGCTTGCAAGCGGCACGCAGGCGATCGTCGCCACGCTCGCCGCCTTGCTCGCACCGGGCATGCGGTTGCTCAGCGCGACGGGCCGACCTTACGATACGCTGCGGATGTCGCTCGTCGATCATCCGCGCGGCCTGTGCAGCCAGGGGATCAGCTATGACGAGGCGCCGTGGACATCGGGAGCACGGCCCGCGACCGCCGATCTCGTCGCCGCCCTCGATCGCGCGCCTGACGTCGTCTTCGTGCAGCGATCGCGCGGCTACGCCGTCCGTCCGTCGCTCGACATCGCTTCGATCGAATGGCTCGTACACTCCATCCGTGAGCGTGCGCCGAACGCCGCTGTCATCGTTGACAATTGTTACGGCGAACTTGTGGAGCCGCTCGAACCGTGCGCAGTCGGCGCCGATGCCGTGGTCGGCTCGCTTATCAAGAACCCCGGCGGCGGTTTAGCGGAATCCGGGGCCTATGTAGCCGGCTCGAGAGCGATCGTCGATCGCGTCGCCGAGCGCGTTTTCGCGCCGGGCTTGGGCGCAGCCGTGGGACCGACCTTGGGCGCGATCCGCTCGCTGCTCGCCGGACTTCACCGTGCCCCGCGCGCAGTCGCCGAGAGTTTGAAGATCATGGACTTCATCGCCGCCTTGTTCGCCGAGTTGGGCTACAGTGTGGATCCCGAATGCGGCGCGACGCGCACAGACACGATCCAAGCGCTGCGGCTGGGCTCACCGGAAAAACTGTCGGCGTTCGCGCGCGGTCTGCAGCGCATGTTGCCCGTCAACGCGCGCGTTACGCCCGTGCCTGGCGCGGTGCCCGGTTATGCAGATCCGGTGCTGATGGCCGACGGCGCTTTCGTCTCGGGCTCAACGATGGAGCTGTCGTGCGATGCGCCGGTGCGCGAACCTTTTGAAGTGTATGTGCAGGGCGGCCTGGATTCAAGCCACGGACTTCTCGCAGCGATAAGCGCCGCCAACGAAGTTGAAGCGACCGGTTAA
- a CDS encoding PTS transporter subunit EIIC codes for MSVGRIGRFEQAVAALEQRFFPALRRAADEPHMAAVREAIGPSFAALVAVTAVAWGVGHGADLTTSFFAAYRAGFGAMGVALAAFLAERLARTFGYDRALAVVLSLGAFYISLPAESRLHPWTAIVQIASTSIFLGLIVALVTAQCLRIAYGLLPRFEAAAAATAASAALFVLPAAAGFSLANLLLPIIKPLVAVGDTLPGLLIVVLLQTLLWCAGVHGPAFLSAIITPVYLHALDQNSQAYLNHQTPPHIVTIALAVFYFPGGSGATLSLALLMLRSRVARLRKLALASLVPSLANINEPLIFGMPLVMNPTLALPFVGVPLILATLTYAAMAFGFVDKTVFWIPPINLLPAFVSAWILTGRDWRAVVLIAVNVIIGAIAYAPFLRSFESSISREPEQAEELVRSATAIREHELEVERHPERLLGDTHDDR; via the coding sequence TTGAGCGTCGGCCGCATCGGCCGATTCGAGCAGGCGGTGGCCGCGCTAGAGCAGCGGTTCTTTCCCGCGCTTCGCCGCGCCGCCGACGAGCCGCACATGGCGGCCGTGCGCGAGGCGATCGGCCCGTCGTTTGCCGCCCTCGTCGCGGTGACGGCGGTCGCTTGGGGAGTTGGGCACGGAGCAGACCTCACGACGTCGTTCTTCGCGGCATACCGCGCAGGTTTCGGCGCGATGGGAGTGGCGCTCGCCGCTTTTCTCGCCGAACGTCTCGCGCGCACATTCGGCTACGATCGCGCTCTCGCCGTCGTCCTGAGCTTAGGCGCGTTCTACATCTCGTTGCCGGCGGAATCGAGGCTGCATCCGTGGACTGCGATCGTGCAGATCGCGTCGACGAGCATTTTCCTCGGGCTCATCGTGGCGCTCGTAACCGCTCAATGCCTGCGCATCGCCTATGGGCTGCTGCCGCGCTTCGAGGCGGCGGCGGCGGCGACCGCAGCATCTGCAGCCTTATTCGTTCTGCCGGCAGCGGCAGGCTTCAGTCTTGCCAACTTGCTCTTGCCGATCATCAAGCCGTTGGTCGCGGTCGGCGACACGTTACCCGGGCTCCTCATCGTCGTGCTGCTGCAAACGCTGCTCTGGTGCGCCGGCGTGCATGGTCCCGCGTTTCTTTCGGCGATCATCACGCCGGTGTATCTGCATGCGCTCGATCAGAACAGCCAAGCATACTTGAACCATCAGACGCCCCCGCACATCGTCACGATCGCGCTCGCGGTATTCTATTTCCCGGGCGGATCGGGCGCGACGCTTTCACTGGCGCTGCTCATGCTGCGTTCACGCGTCGCCCGGCTCCGCAAGCTCGCGCTGGCCTCGCTCGTTCCGTCGCTCGCTAACATCAATGAGCCGCTGATCTTCGGCATGCCGCTCGTCATGAATCCAACCCTCGCGTTGCCGTTCGTCGGAGTGCCGCTCATCCTCGCCACGTTGACGTACGCCGCGATGGCGTTCGGATTCGTCGACAAGACGGTCTTCTGGATACCGCCCATCAATCTGCTGCCGGCATTCGTCAGCGCATGGATTCTGACCGGGCGCGACTGGCGCGCCGTCGTCTTGATCGCGGTGAACGTCATCATCGGCGCGATCGCGTACGCGCCGTTTCTGCGCTCGTTCGAATCATCCATCAGCCGCGAACCGGAACAAGCCGAAGAACTCGTCCGTTCGGCCACGGCGATCCGCGAGCACGAGCTCGAAGTGGAGCGCCATCCCGAACGGCTTCTCGGCGACACCCACGATGATCGATAG
- a CDS encoding gamma-glutamyl-gamma-aminobutyrate hydrolase family protein, with product MKPSIAITVGMDEAAARDHWATYRHAVEQAGGEPTLVYGNFTPEQIATIISEYDGLLLPGGGDVSPDEYGGRPHPSIDQSSADRDTLELEAARVAKREGIPTLAICRGCQVVNVALGGTLFEDIEDLYDSADGHAVEHQQTPGHSRQEPTHPVDIQTNSALAQVVDAVCIETNTMHHQALRRVAYGLRVVAKARDGTIEGVEADGHPFYVGVQWHPEELVGRDEPSRRLFRALVEHAAERARVRAKTTTAGSA from the coding sequence ATGAAACCATCAATCGCGATCACCGTCGGCATGGATGAAGCCGCGGCGCGCGACCATTGGGCCACCTATCGCCACGCCGTCGAACAAGCCGGCGGAGAACCGACGCTCGTCTACGGAAATTTCACGCCCGAACAAATCGCGACGATCATCTCGGAGTACGACGGCTTGCTGCTTCCGGGCGGCGGCGACGTTTCGCCGGATGAATACGGCGGCCGGCCGCATCCGTCGATCGATCAATCGTCTGCCGATCGAGACACGCTCGAGCTGGAGGCGGCTCGCGTCGCAAAGCGCGAGGGCATACCGACGCTTGCGATCTGCCGCGGCTGCCAAGTGGTCAACGTCGCGCTCGGCGGCACGCTTTTTGAAGACATCGAAGATCTTTACGACTCCGCGGACGGCCACGCGGTCGAACATCAGCAGACTCCCGGTCACTCGCGCCAGGAACCCACGCATCCCGTCGATATCCAGACGAACTCCGCGCTCGCGCAGGTCGTCGACGCCGTTTGCATCGAGACGAATACGATGCACCATCAAGCGTTGCGCCGCGTCGCGTACGGGTTGCGCGTCGTCGCCAAAGCGCGCGACGGCACGATCGAAGGCGTCGAAGCGGACGGACATCCTTTTTACGTCGGCGTGCAGTGGCATCCAGAGGAACTCGTCGGACGCGACGAGCCGAGCCGGCGTCTGTTCCGCGCGCTGGTCGAGCACGCGGCCGAGCGCGCTCGGGTGCGCGCCAAAACAACCACCGCCGGGTCCGCGTAG
- the lexA gene encoding transcriptional repressor LexA, translating to MDRKTTPRQQAILDTIRDFRREHGYPPSVREIGERVGLSSSSTVQCHLRTLEKKGLIKRDPTKPRALVSGNESREETLSLPVVGRVAAGWNYEAIQNVDERISVPAHFAKNSGSFMLRVKGDSMVDAAILDGDLVVVNPQPVAENGDIVVAYPDDTQGGDWEATIKTFYLENGRVRLQPENKFMEPVYTTKAKIVGKVTALIRKL from the coding sequence GTGGATCGCAAGACGACGCCGCGTCAACAAGCCATCCTAGACACCATTCGTGATTTTCGCCGCGAGCACGGCTACCCGCCGTCAGTACGTGAGATCGGTGAGCGCGTCGGCCTCTCATCCAGCAGCACCGTGCAATGCCACCTCCGCACGCTCGAGAAGAAAGGTCTGATCAAGCGCGATCCGACCAAGCCCCGCGCACTCGTCTCAGGCAATGAGTCGCGAGAAGAAACGCTGTCTCTGCCTGTCGTCGGCCGCGTCGCCGCCGGCTGGAACTACGAAGCCATTCAAAACGTCGACGAGCGCATCAGCGTGCCGGCGCACTTCGCAAAGAATTCGGGATCGTTCATGCTCCGCGTCAAGGGCGACTCCATGGTAGACGCGGCCATCCTCGACGGCGACCTCGTCGTCGTCAACCCGCAGCCGGTCGCGGAGAACGGCGACATCGTCGTCGCGTATCCCGACGACACGCAAGGCGGCGACTGGGAAGCCACCATCAAGACATTCTATCTGGAAAATGGCAGAGTGCGTCTCCAGCCCGAGAACAAATTTATGGAGCCGGTGTACACCACGAAGGCCAAAATCGTCGGCAAAGTGACGGCGCTCATCCGCAAATTGTAA
- a CDS encoding LysM peptidoglycan-binding domain-containing protein, giving the protein MLQRHNSSRTTLIPLIQFLSLVVIFALPVVWGARVYTSTQVSYAHVTVASGDTVWGLVARSAAPGSDIAESAYRVSQINHLNPKSKLHAGQILLIPR; this is encoded by the coding sequence ATGCTACAACGCCACAACTCGTCGCGGACGACCCTGATTCCGCTCATCCAGTTTCTCTCCCTCGTCGTGATCTTCGCCCTGCCCGTGGTCTGGGGAGCTCGCGTCTACACGTCCACGCAGGTGAGCTACGCGCACGTGACCGTGGCGTCAGGCGACACCGTCTGGGGCCTCGTCGCCCGATCGGCGGCGCCGGGCAGCGATATCGCCGAATCAGCGTATCGCGTGTCGCAAATCAACCACTTGAACCCGAAAAGCAAGCTCCACGCCGGACAGATCCTCCTCATCCCAAGATAG
- the rpsO gene encoding 30S ribosomal protein S15, which yields MALSKDRKTAVIDKHQRKKEDTGSPEVQIALLTESINELTEHFKTHKKDHASRRGLLIKVGKRRSLLRYLERSDLERYRAIVAKLGLRH from the coding sequence GTGGCACTTAGTAAAGATCGCAAAACTGCGGTCATAGATAAACATCAGCGAAAAAAAGAAGACACGGGTTCACCGGAAGTGCAGATCGCGCTTCTCACCGAGTCCATCAACGAGCTGACCGAACACTTCAAGACTCACAAGAAAGATCACGCGAGCCGACGCGGATTGCTCATCAAAGTGGGTAAGCGGCGCAGTTTGCTGCGCTATCTCGAGCGAAGCGATCTCGAGCGTTATCGCGCCATTGTGGCAAAACTCGGATTGCGCCATTAG
- the pnp gene encoding polyribonucleotide nucleotidyltransferase, with protein MPESVSLELGGRTLTIETGELARQASGSAFVRYGDTCILAAATASANPREGIDFFPLTCDYEERMYAAGKIPGGFIKREGRPSEKATLTARLIDRPIRPLFPDGFRNDVHIICTVLSVDPEVDPDVVAMVGAGAALAVSDIPFEFNVAGVRVGIVDGEYVVNPSKSLMDSSTLDMIMAGTSDAVMMVEGGAKEISEDQFLGAVEFGHERIKEIVRVINELARRAGKPKRAFKLFVPSPSLRRFVDEVFGAEISRAMRVTGKADRQRAFDSITRDEAKRRIVGHPLEHELRPLLEDPKNQEFDKCVKAREEDELRVMVVDEGVRPDGRRLNEIRPITCRTTIVPRTHGSGLFTRGETQIFTAATLGSISDEQRIDGLGPQTFKRYMHHYNFPPYSVGETRPMRGPGRREIGHGHLAERALVPLLPPPDQFPYTLRLVSETFESNGSSSMGSVCASTLALMDAGVPLPKHVGGIAMGLILKDGRAGILSDIQGLEDALGEMDFKVAGTVDGITAVQMDIKVQGITIDVMRRAMEQARDGRIFIIGKLRETIAQPRRGLSAFAPRMYVLEINPEKIKDVIGPGGKVINKIVADTGVKIDIENDGRVFIAAPDGESGEKAKKIVEDLVRDVEVGAVYTGVVKRIMNFGAFVQILPGKEGLVHISQLAEHRVNRVEDEVNLGDTLTVKVREIDSQGRVNLSRVLTGENSHSH; from the coding sequence TTGCCAGAGTCCGTCAGCCTGGAGCTGGGCGGCCGCACACTCACCATTGAAACCGGTGAACTCGCGCGCCAAGCCAGCGGCTCCGCATTTGTGCGCTACGGCGACACCTGTATCCTAGCCGCCGCCACCGCAAGCGCAAACCCCCGCGAAGGCATCGATTTCTTTCCCCTCACATGCGACTATGAAGAGCGCATGTACGCCGCAGGAAAAATACCGGGCGGCTTCATCAAGCGTGAAGGACGGCCGTCAGAAAAAGCGACGCTGACCGCGCGCCTCATCGACCGGCCGATCCGCCCGCTCTTCCCGGACGGCTTCCGCAACGACGTCCATATCATCTGCACGGTGCTCTCGGTCGACCCGGAAGTGGATCCGGACGTCGTCGCCATGGTCGGCGCGGGCGCAGCGCTCGCCGTGTCCGACATTCCGTTTGAGTTCAACGTCGCCGGCGTGCGCGTCGGCATCGTCGACGGCGAGTACGTCGTGAATCCGTCGAAATCGTTGATGGATTCGAGCACGCTCGACATGATCATGGCCGGCACGTCTGACGCCGTGATGATGGTCGAGGGCGGAGCGAAAGAGATCTCCGAGGACCAGTTTCTCGGCGCGGTCGAATTCGGCCACGAGCGCATCAAAGAGATCGTGCGAGTCATCAACGAGTTGGCGCGCCGCGCCGGCAAACCGAAACGCGCGTTCAAATTGTTCGTGCCGTCGCCATCGCTGCGCCGTTTCGTCGATGAGGTCTTCGGGGCAGAGATCTCCCGCGCTATGCGCGTCACCGGCAAAGCCGATCGTCAACGCGCGTTCGACTCGATCACGCGCGACGAAGCGAAGCGCCGGATCGTCGGCCACCCGCTGGAACACGAACTGCGACCGCTGCTCGAAGATCCGAAGAACCAGGAATTCGACAAGTGCGTCAAGGCGCGCGAGGAAGACGAGCTGCGCGTCATGGTCGTGGACGAAGGTGTTCGGCCGGACGGACGCCGCTTGAATGAGATCCGCCCGATCACGTGCCGCACCACGATCGTGCCGCGCACGCACGGCTCCGGGCTGTTCACGCGAGGCGAAACGCAGATATTCACGGCTGCGACCCTCGGCTCCATTTCAGACGAACAGCGCATCGATGGGCTAGGCCCACAGACGTTCAAACGCTACATGCATCACTACAATTTCCCGCCGTACTCGGTCGGTGAGACGCGCCCGATGCGCGGACCCGGCCGCCGCGAGATCGGACACGGCCACCTCGCTGAGCGCGCGCTCGTTCCGCTCCTCCCGCCGCCGGATCAGTTCCCATACACGCTTCGACTCGTATCGGAGACGTTTGAGTCAAACGGATCGTCGTCGATGGGCTCGGTGTGCGCGAGCACGCTCGCGCTCATGGATGCCGGTGTGCCGCTGCCGAAACACGTGGGCGGCATCGCGATGGGTCTCATCCTCAAAGATGGACGCGCTGGTATTCTCTCGGACATCCAGGGGCTCGAGGACGCGCTCGGCGAGATGGACTTCAAAGTCGCCGGCACCGTCGACGGCATCACCGCCGTGCAGATGGACATCAAGGTGCAAGGCATCACGATCGATGTCATGCGCCGCGCGATGGAGCAGGCGCGCGACGGACGCATCTTCATCATCGGCAAGCTGCGCGAGACGATCGCTCAGCCGCGGCGCGGTCTCTCCGCGTTCGCACCGCGCATGTACGTGCTCGAGATCAATCCCGAGAAGATCAAAGACGTCATCGGGCCAGGCGGCAAAGTCATCAATAAGATCGTCGCCGATACCGGCGTGAAGATCGATATCGAAAACGACGGCCGGGTCTTCATCGCGGCGCCCGATGGCGAGAGCGGCGAGAAGGCCAAGAAGATCGTCGAGGATCTCGTCCGCGACGTCGAGGTCGGAGCGGTCTACACCGGCGTGGTGAAGCGCATCATGAACTTCGGTGCGTTCGTACAAATACTGCCCGGCAAAGAAGGCCTCGTGCATATCTCGCAGTTGGCGGAACATCGCGTCAACCGCGTGGAAGACGAAGTCAACTTAGGCGACACGCTGACCGTCAAGGTCCGCGAGATCGACAGCCAAGGACGCGTGAATCTTTCGCGCGTGCTGACGGGCGAGAACTCGCACTCGCATTAA
- a CDS encoding TolC family protein, with amino-acid sequence MNVCRLAASAAIAAAALLNAGVSAQAAPAAPATSAPAAPATPAAPSAAPSTASPAPQMKLTLADALQIAQTNNLSYQAAAQDVQAAAARVIQAGAGRVPSLSADYSFVHTQNAAFFIFQSPGPGGKLVSKKLFFSATDLNNVNATLSYAIFSGGAVQAAVGQAAAGLSSAESSLDAEHADVIRDVTNAYFGLIEARQSAAIANQTVSVAQQNLGIANDGYKAGTLAKADVLREQVVLSNAQVRDIQANATAALDNATLANLLNVDLNSIIEPTESLGAATPSFTLEGVTADAQSRRPELGAARAAVELADESVKAARAGSLPNIGLEISDASSKPNFENVPQPQLSETLAVTWKLFDGGLTHGKVAEAKADVAKAKIDLKQLGNSVDLEARQAYFNYAAAQAEVGAAKSAQDSADESLRVSQLRFRSGVGTSLELSDALLADEQAQTQYVSAQADLRIALTALQRAAGLL; translated from the coding sequence GTGAACGTATGTCGACTCGCCGCGTCAGCGGCAATCGCGGCTGCAGCGTTGCTGAACGCCGGCGTGAGTGCGCAAGCGGCGCCGGCTGCACCCGCCACGTCAGCGCCGGCTGCACCGGCCACGCCGGCAGCACCGTCCGCCGCGCCTTCAACCGCAAGCCCAGCGCCGCAGATGAAGTTGACGCTCGCAGACGCGCTTCAGATCGCGCAGACGAATAATCTCTCATATCAAGCGGCGGCTCAGGATGTCCAAGCAGCAGCGGCCCGGGTCATACAAGCCGGTGCCGGGCGCGTGCCCTCGCTTTCCGCGGACTATTCATTCGTGCACACGCAGAACGCGGCGTTTTTCATTTTTCAGTCGCCCGGACCGGGCGGAAAACTTGTCTCGAAAAAACTCTTCTTCTCTGCGACCGACCTCAACAACGTCAATGCGACGCTGAGCTATGCGATCTTCAGCGGAGGCGCGGTGCAGGCCGCGGTCGGCCAGGCCGCCGCAGGACTATCGTCTGCTGAGAGTTCGCTGGACGCAGAACATGCCGACGTGATCCGCGACGTGACCAACGCATATTTTGGCCTCATCGAGGCGCGGCAGTCTGCCGCGATTGCAAATCAGACGGTGTCCGTCGCGCAACAGAATCTCGGAATCGCGAACGACGGATACAAAGCCGGCACGCTCGCCAAGGCCGACGTATTGCGAGAACAGGTCGTGCTTTCGAACGCGCAAGTGCGAGACATCCAGGCCAACGCAACGGCGGCGCTCGACAACGCGACGCTTGCCAATCTGTTGAACGTCGATCTCAACAGCATCATCGAGCCGACCGAATCGTTGGGCGCTGCCACGCCGTCATTCACGCTGGAAGGCGTCACCGCCGACGCGCAATCGCGGCGCCCGGAACTCGGCGCTGCGCGCGCGGCTGTGGAGCTCGCGGACGAATCCGTGAAAGCCGCTAGAGCGGGGTCGCTTCCGAATATCGGTCTCGAAATCTCCGACGCGAGCAGCAAACCCAATTTCGAAAACGTGCCCCAACCGCAGCTCTCGGAGACGCTCGCGGTCACGTGGAAACTTTTTGACGGCGGCCTGACGCATGGAAAAGTCGCCGAAGCCAAAGCCGACGTCGCGAAGGCGAAGATCGACTTGAAGCAGCTCGGCAATTCGGTGGATCTAGAGGCGCGACAGGCCTACTTCAATTATGCCGCCGCTCAGGCCGAAGTCGGCGCTGCTAAATCAGCACAGGATTCGGCGGATGAAAGCTTACGTGTCAGCCAGCTTCGGTTTCGCTCCGGCGTCGGCACGTCGCTCGAACTCTCCGACGCGCTGCTCGCCGACGAACAAGCACAAACCCAATATGTGAGCGCACAAGCCGACCTTCGCATCGCCTTGACGGCACTCCAACGCGCCGCCGGACTATTGTAA
- a CDS encoding STAS domain-containing protein produces MALSIAGQNGKQQTVKKEMVKRLTIYVVTINQHIICDNIAKSEMDKMGVDIAVAKNFSLDLDPGEVLVTVEGDLSGVSGREIRRKLADLLKEGAASRIALDLGAVSGLDSSGLAALIGILRLVRERGGDVRVIAANDPVRRIFEITALARVFKYRPAHLANASAA; encoded by the coding sequence GTGGCTCTTTCTATTGCGGGACAGAACGGAAAACAACAAACAGTTAAGAAGGAGATGGTAAAGCGGTTAACAATATACGTCGTAACAATTAACCAGCACATCATTTGCGACAATATCGCGAAATCGGAGATGGACAAAATGGGCGTCGATATTGCAGTCGCCAAGAACTTTTCGCTCGACCTGGATCCCGGCGAGGTCCTCGTCACGGTCGAGGGTGACCTGAGCGGCGTTTCGGGCAGGGAGATCCGGCGGAAACTCGCGGACCTCTTAAAAGAAGGCGCCGCGTCAAGAATCGCCCTCGATCTCGGCGCCGTGAGCGGGCTCGATTCCTCCGGCTTGGCAGCGCTCATCGGCATACTGCGGCTTGTCCGCGAGCGCGGCGGCGACGTGCGCGTAATCGCAGCGAACGATCCGGTGCGCCGGATATTCGAGATAACTGCCCTGGCGCGGGTATTCAAGTATCGTCCGGCGCATTTGGCCAACGCGTCGGCTGCTTGA